The Peromyscus eremicus chromosome 2, PerEre_H2_v1, whole genome shotgun sequence genome includes the window ttgtgtccttccacctttatgtgggttccaggaattgaatttGGGTGGTCAGGCTTTTTgggcaagcattttacctgcaAAGCCACCTCAATAGCACTCCCTTgcacacacttctttttttttaatctcaagtactccaggctggcctagaactcaagactATATAgctaagggtgaccttgaactcccaatccttctGTTTTCATCTCTGAAGTGCTTGGGTTacacaggcatgcgccaccatacctagtttatgtggttctagggatcaaacccagggctttgtgcatggtaggcaaacactctacccactgagctctaGCCCCGGTCCAGTTTAATgaacttctttttcctttttttagtttttaacctTGAGACAGTCttatgttacccaggctggcctgaacttacCATCCTTTCTCAgtctcctgagggctgagacACGTGTGGACCACCACAGcccactttttgttttgtgttacgGTCTCTCTATGTTATCCAGGCTGACCTAAACTCCTGAgctcaaagatcctcctgcctctgcctcccaactaaCGGGGATTCTGAGCTTTCTGTCTTGAGTTTGTTGAGGATGGCAAGCCCTACAATTAAGATCAGAGTGCATGGCCGCTGAACTTGAGTTGAGCAAGCCTCTGCTCTCCAGGCCTCAGACATCAGATCTGTCAGGTCCCCCTGGACGGCCATGATCTCTGGCTAGAGGCACACAGTGAGTGTGCTCCTTCCTGTCCTGGTGCTAGGGGTCTGATGACCTTCTGCTTCTGGTAAGTGTCCCAGCAAGTGGGGTCTGGCAGCCAGGATGCCGCTGGGAGTCAAGCATCCTTATCAGCATCATGATGCTTCCTCCAGTGGCCACTGCTTCTCAGGTGATGAGAGCTGGAGAGGCGTGCAGAGCTGAAAAACTCtcccagagacagagactggactGTGGGGGAACTGAGCTGAGCCACACAGGGAGTTCTCTGGAATCGGGCTGGAACCTAAGTATTCCTCCAAATGGGGAGACAGAAGTTCTGAGCCTTTCTTTGGTATCCCATCTAAAGAGACTATCTGTCCCGGAAATTAGGCATCAAGATGTGTAACTTCAATATTAAAgagtaattgttttaaaaaataaacttcaaattaCCAAGCCATCAAATAAAGAAAAGGCCCGGTTTTGAATGAAAAGATGAATGAGAATCAAAGCCAGCgagagaagggctggagagtgGTCGGGGTGAAGCTGACAGTCTCCCTGGGAGGGGCGCTCCGGAGGACCTCACCGAGCCAGGCCCTCCTGACCGCTACAAGGGCCCAAATGACAAGGCTCTTCTTTAGCGGTCATGCACCCCCCTGGGCTCTGTCCACATCTGGAAAGTGAGAACAGATGTGGGTCTGCCAGACTGTGCGCCCTGGGTCCAGACGTGTGCGTTTCCGGGTCGCTCCCACACTAAGGAGTCCCAGGCGCGACAGAGCAGGCGGAAAGGGGCCCCCAGCGGCGGGTTTCCTCTGCTAAACGGTTGGGGCGGTTGAGCGGGCCGAGTGCTCCCAGCCGGGAGGTGACCTGCAGCCCCACCGTGCGGCCGCAGCAGGCTCCTGCAAGCGGCCGAGAGCTTCGGGGGTGCCCACAGCCTCCCACCAGCGCCCCTTAGCGGCGGTAATATTGACGAAGAAACAACAGGGGGCATTTATTTGAACTTTCGCCACAAGCTAAGCACCGCGCCCACTGCTGCCCAGTTATTTATTCCCATCTCACAGAAAAGAATTCCGAGACCCGAGCGAACTTGTCCAAGTAACTCTGGATGGAGAGAACCGGCCAGGCACTGTCCCAGCCTTTTACTAGATCCTCGGAAATCTGGAGCAGGCCGTTCCCAAGCCCTCCCATCTTCCTGGAGCTCTAGTGTCTCCTACCTCTccattttgaatgaaaatggtgtCCTGACTACAAAGGTCAGGAGCCAAGGGTTTGTCTTCTCAGATGCCCAGGGACCTTGGCAGAGAAAGGGTCTAAGAATCAGAACATGGAAACTGGGTGGTTCCGGCTTCCTGGAAGGGCGAAGGGGGAGGGGGTAATGCCCTACACACCACTGGAGTTCTAGGCCTGCTCTGCCTCCAACTGCCTCCATGACACCGGGACGCCCTTTCTTATCAGGACTTCAACCTCCCTGGTAAAATGGGAGGCTTCTAGATTATCTCCCCTCCCATTATCTCCACCACACACAGCTGCCTTCTGCCCCACCCAAACCAGCGCTGGCATTCCTAATGAAGCCTTGAACTGAGACTTGAAAACCCCGGGTGGACACCGTGGTCCATCCCCTGAGCTTCCTCTGGAGCTCGGACCTGAACTAGGTCCTTATGACCTCAGCAGGTGGGAGCCcgctgagcagagaaaggctcCATGTCTCCAACAAAGGCCCCGGGGTGGGGAGGGGACTGCATTATGATGACCTCATCCATTCTGTGACATCAGCCTCtctcctaccccccacccccactcctctcTGGTCAGCTGCTCTGGAAACAACCATCAGTCCGAATCCCAAAGGCCTGAAAAAGTCTGTCCTCCAGTCCCTGCTACTGATCTCTGTCTCAGCCAACGAGGAAGCACCATGAAactggaattcacagagaaaaACTACAACAGCTTTGTGCTGCAAAACTTGAACAAACAGAGGAAGCGCAAAGAGTACTGGGACATGGCCCTGACTGTGGACCACCACGTCTTCTTCGCACATCGCAACGTGCTGGCTGCTGTCTCTCCACTGGTAAAAAGTCTCATCTCCAGCAACGACATGAAGACCACCGACGAGCTCTTCATCACCATTGACCCCAACTACCTGAGCGCCTGCACGGTGGACCAGCTCCTGGACTACTTCTACAGCGGCAAAGTGGTGATCTCAGAGCAGAACGTGGAGGAGCTGCTGCGGGGCGCTCAGTATTTCAACATCCCACGCCTCCGGATTCACTGCAATGACTTCCTTATTAAGTCCATTCGACGTGCCAACTGCTTGCGCTACCTCTTCTTGGCTGAGCTGTTCGAGCTCAAAGAAGTATCAGACTTGGCCTACTCCGGCATTCGTGACAACTTCCACTTCTGGGCCAGTCCCGAGGGCTCTATGCACTTCATGCGCTGCCCCCCTGTCATCTTCGGCCGCCTGCTCCGTGATGAAAACCTTCATGTGCTCAACGAGGACCAGGCCCTCAATGCCCTCATCAGTTGGGTGTACTTCCGGCAGGAGGAACGGGAAAAATACTTCAAGAAGTTCTTCAATTACATCAATCTCAATGCTGTCTCCAACAAGACGCTGATGTTTGCCAGCAACAAGCTGACGAGTTTGGAGAACAACTCCGCCCACGTGACCTTGATCGAGAGTGTCCTAATGGACCGCAAGCAGGAGCGTCCCTGCAGCCTGCTGAGCTACCAGCGGAAGGGGGCCCTGCTTGATTCAGTGGTCATCCTTGGTGGCCAGAAGGCCCATGGCAAGTTCAACGATGGAGTGTTTGCTTATATCATCCAGGAGAACCTGTGGCTGAAGCTCTCAGAGATGCCCTACCGCGCAGCCGCCCTGAGTGCAACAGCCGCCGGCCGTTACATCTATATCTCCGGTGGCACCACTGAACAGATTTCAGGACTCAAGACGGCATGGCGGTATGACATGGATGACAACTCCTGGACCAAGCTACCCGACCTACCCATTGGGCTTGTCTTCCACACCATGGTGACCTGCGGGGGAACCGTGTACTCAGTGGGTGGGAGTATTGCCCCACGCCGGTATGTCTCCAACATCTACCGCTATGATGAACGGAAGGAGGCCTGGTGCCTGGCAGGGAAGATGAGCATCCCTATGGATGGCACAGCAGTGATCACCAAGGGTGACCGGAACCTGTACATTGTCACTGGACGATGCCTGGTGAAGGGCTACATCTCCCGGGTCGGTGTAGTGGACTGCTTTGACACCACCACAGGGGAAGTGGTCCAGTGTATCACTTTCCCCATTGAATTCAACCACCGGCCCCTGCTCTCTTTCCATCAGGACAACATCCTCCGTGTGCACAGCCACCGGCAGAGCGTGGAAATCAACTTACAGAAGATAAAAGCCAACAAGTCAACATCCTCAGTGCCTCTGCTGCCTAACAGCTGTCCCTTGGACGTGTCCCATGCTATCTGCTCCATTGGAGACAACAAGGTATTTGTATGTGGGGGTGTCACCACAGCCAGCGATGTCCAGACAAAGGACTACACCATCAATCCTAATGCTTACTTGCTGGACCAAAAGATAGGTGAATGGAAGATCATCGCCTCCCCACCTGAGGCCCTGGACTGTCCTGCCTGCTGTTTAGCCAAGCTACCTTGCAAGATTCTTCAAAGAATTTAAACAACTTTTTAAGTGGGAGAATAAGTAAATGCATTATTATTCACAATTTAATGACAAAGagcaagagaggaaatgtggcCTTTGAGTTCCTTTTAGCGTTAGTCAATGCTTGGGTCTGAAAGTGGAGCTTCTGGGCTGGGGATGCTCCCAGTGAGTAGAAGTTCTGGGTTAACTGGTGTGGAGTCTCCGGTCGGTGGGGTGGCAACATCTCTCAGGTACTGGTCCCTTAGCAGGTAGAATGTTTTAGAGTTACTCCAAACTGAGACAGGAAAAAGAGCCCTGGggtatgtgggggggggtgggtgggaattgAGGTTCCTTCTAGACCCTGGGCTAGGGGACGTCCAACCTGCCCCCTCTCTACCCCCTCTCTACCCCTGTAGTTACCTCTCAGTGGTCTACTAGACTGACAAGAAAGTGTCTGCTTACAGTTGTGATGCTGCAGACTCTTCCAGCATGTTTGCTTCCGGTCTTTCAGGGAGGCAGGAAAGGGCCCAGCCCAGGTCTGGGGAGGAAGGTGGTGTGTGGGCAAAGCTCAGGGACAAGGGACAAGCAGGGTCAACAGCCTGTCCTGTTTGTGTACTGGAGGTGGTTGGGTGTCTCATTTGTGGGGAAGCTGACGATTGTTTACAACCTCTTCTAGCAGGAAAGGTTCACTGAGGACCCTCCCCAGGATTGTGGGGTTTGAATTGGGAGGTGGAAGAGCCAGCAGTAAAGGGAGAAGAGGGAAATCCTTACCTAGAGCGGGATGAAGCTTGTGGGTGCTGTGAGAGGGAGCAGGTGCATGGTTTGAGTACCGGTTCAAACACCCACTAGGTCATTCTGGGTCAGTTAATTTATCTCTCTGtcttaatttccttttctgtaaCAGAGTGATAATGAGCCAGCCTACCTACCAGTGTAAGGTGGAGTTTTAATGAATTAGCGCGTGTGgaatgctcagcagttaagagcacacaggctgctcttgcagaagaccaccAATCTAAAATATCTCTGTTTAACCGTGAAaccatacctaacatgactacaggTTTGATTGTTATAGGTCACTAACCACTAACCTGTGTTTCTTagttatcctaaacagtttgtaatagttTCTTTCAAGGACTGGAACATcattacttttttaaatgaattgcatgGGTACACTATCTTaaccaagagtagaaacatatatacagtatgttgtaacaaaaataagcttaaatttgtatcaatatccaaaaatccataccaatgtaaaatacttgagactagtagttgctttttagtttaaaagtagattcaataatctactcctttatcctatcattcctatgtaccccctttttttcttttcatccctTGTCCCTCCTTCCCCCCAATACAATACAGGAGATAAAGGatagaggaaataaaaagaaagaaagagattccCTTAATCTAACcatctttgcttagtttcctccttgACCATgatcaataacaacttgcaaccaacccccctaaatgactACAAATGCCAATaatccactgaatgaccaaaaccaCGCATCTCGCCTCtcaggaatgtgggcatcatgttcttaaaattgtttcctgttgtctggggggtgacagcatctttaggggaccctgagaaaatcagAATAACagtcaagtcctggaagagctagGTGTCTCATTTGTTGTCTCTGTGTGACAGGAAAGGGCAGGGCTTAGCTGAAGTTTTGGCTGGAGAAGTGCATGAGGCAGGATCATCTTAGCTAGCAGCTTCGAAGTTGTTCTGAATGCCGATTTCTGAGGAAAtggcaacagaggcattctgtgaggctggatcccctgggctacttgtcttcattggtgtctggtgtctctctttgtttttttctgaaaacacactaaCTTTAAAGGTAACAtgtatatctgcattaacacaggTATGCAATGTGcggtgtgcacaagtcagttaaagatgattttttttgttttatgtttgagcaggtaaaaggcatctgtcaatattataagtccatttggactgcatAACGAAACTGTAGTATAAATCTCCATCCATGCCATGTAAAAGGGTGACATGCAATAATAAGCCATgaagactctgtagccaacaaaatTTATGTCTCAcctagtctcagagctgttcctatGTAGAGGGATCAGTATACATGTCACCtctcttgtagtttttcttcGTTTTTTCCTTTATGTCTGCAGCTAAGATTTTCAGGAGATCTCCCCaggtcaaatctgatctttattaattttgaaggaattcatagcttttcatttcctgtggagaCAAAGGTCTCTCCCAATGTAACACATTTCTTAACTCCTATTCTGAAGTTAAAACACCCTTAAAATACATAGGCTTAGTTTGATTATTCAGCTGTTTTCCCACAATCTGATGTGTCTCAGCAGCTGTTATTTTTtgctcattagcatttaaaaaatttaaagttaataaaacattatgtaatctatctctgggggtctccgctacccctttctgtttattaagcatttatttatttttttaatgctcattggtgttttgcctgcatgtgtgtctgtgtcagagtgtcagaacccctggaactggagtttacagacagttgtgagctgtcatatgggtgctgggaactgaacctgggtcctctggaagagcagtcagtgctctcaaatGTTTTAggggccatctttctagcccctaagcatttcttttaaagtagGATTGGATCTTTCTACACCTGCTCatcctgtaggattatgtggtatgcctgtaatatgctttatgttgtaatatgcaaaaaacagTTTcgttttactagagacatatgctggagcattgtcagtcttaatttgtacaggtatacccataatagccataacttctaataaatgtataAGTATAGAATCAGtcttttcagaacttaaagcagtcgcccattgaaatcctgaatttgtatctatggtatggtgcatACAcactaattttccaaattctgaaaaatgaaacccatccatttgccaaatttcatttctttggataCCTTTTGGGTTgtttcctgcaggtaatggagtttggttatacaaagaacaagtagggtATTTCCTTATAACtaccttggcttgttgccaagtgatcttttttaaacctttgcggttaacatggtgtttcttgtTAAATTCTGAGATTTTTAGCACATTTCCTTTTAATAGCTGATCAAATTTATCTATATAATGGTAAATTAAAGATTAAAgaaactgtttatgaattatttctaatggctgttgtacaaagtATTGACATAGGTAGGACTGTTTAAGACTCCTTATGGCAAGACCCTCCAATGGTACCTTTCAACAGGTTGAGAATTGTTATATGTAGGCATTGTGAAAGCAAAATTTTCTCTATCTTGTTCATGCAAAGGGATTgtgaaaaagaaatctttttaaatcaATTACTATAATAGGCCATGCCTTAGGTAATAAAGAAGTTAAGGGGATTCCAGGTTGTAAGGAACCCATAGGCTGAATGACTGTATTGATTGCTCTCAGATCTGTTAACATCTtccttttttcatatttctttttaatgacaaacaTATGGGAATTCTAAGGGCTGGTGGACTCTTCTATATGTTGAGCCTCCAGCTGCTCTTCGACTAGCTGTTCCAGAGCCTGTAACTTTTCTTTTGTAATAGGCCATTGCCCTACCCAAACAGGCTTGTCAGTTGACCACTTCAGTGGTGGGGCAGCTGGTGTTCTATCAGCAATGGAAGAGCCAGCCTCTGCTGTGACCTGCTTATGGACAACCTAGACAGTCTGTGACTGTCGTTAATAAcatcttttaatttctttattgggAACATCTCTTCTTTACAGCCTGTCTCTGGAGTTGGAAGAATGCTAATCTGTGCTTCCCACTCTTGTATGACCTCTTTTCCATAGATCTatggctatattagccacatatagttttaattttctgaTTTGACCTTCTGGT containing:
- the Ccin gene encoding calicin, which encodes MKLEFTEKNYNSFVLQNLNKQRKRKEYWDMALTVDHHVFFAHRNVLAAVSPLVKSLISSNDMKTTDELFITIDPNYLSACTVDQLLDYFYSGKVVISEQNVEELLRGAQYFNIPRLRIHCNDFLIKSIRRANCLRYLFLAELFELKEVSDLAYSGIRDNFHFWASPEGSMHFMRCPPVIFGRLLRDENLHVLNEDQALNALISWVYFRQEEREKYFKKFFNYINLNAVSNKTLMFASNKLTSLENNSAHVTLIESVLMDRKQERPCSLLSYQRKGALLDSVVILGGQKAHGKFNDGVFAYIIQENLWLKLSEMPYRAAALSATAAGRYIYISGGTTEQISGLKTAWRYDMDDNSWTKLPDLPIGLVFHTMVTCGGTVYSVGGSIAPRRYVSNIYRYDERKEAWCLAGKMSIPMDGTAVITKGDRNLYIVTGRCLVKGYISRVGVVDCFDTTTGEVVQCITFPIEFNHRPLLSFHQDNILRVHSHRQSVEINLQKIKANKSTSSVPLLPNSCPLDVSHAICSIGDNKVFVCGGVTTASDVQTKDYTINPNAYLLDQKIGEWKIIASPPEALDCPACCLAKLPCKILQRI